Within Marinomonas mediterranea MMB-1, the genomic segment TAAATACACCCTTATAAAGCAACTTTAATTGGAAACAGATTTAAAAGGTGAAATACATCGCATGCGATTGCGTCATTCATCAGGACGACAAATGAAACAAAAGTCACTTGGGGAAATTCCCCCAGACAATTATTATTTTTAGAAGGAAGGACTTAGCCAGATTTCACTGTTATTTATTGGCGCTATTTTAACCGTTGTTTAGCATTAAGCATAGTGCTATAAAGTGTCGAAATTCAAATATTATTCAAAATATAGGCAATCTAATGCAAAAAAACACAAACCACCTTAAAACACGCCGGTTAACGTGGCTTTTGACGCTTATTTTTTGCCTGTTTTCGAGCAACATTTTTGCTCTAGAAGTACCAAAAAACAGAGTCATTCTGACGGTGACTGGCAACATCACAAATACCAATGCCAATAACGCGGCTCAATTCGATAGAGCGATGTTATCGAACCTGCCCAAAGCCATCATTTCAACGGATACGCCTTGGACCAAAACGGTACATGAATATCAAGGGTTTTACCTGCAAGATATTATGGATATGTTAGATGCCAAAGCAACCACCGTTCGAGTCACAGCGCTGAACGATTACATCAGTGAAATTCCCATAGAAGACTTCACGGAAAAAGGCGCTATAATTGCATCACATATGGATGGAAAACGTATCAGTGTACGTAAACTGGGCCCACTTCTTGTAATCTACGATTTTGACTCGCATCGAGAGCTAAGAAAAGAGACTTACTTTGGAAGAGCCGTCTGGCAAGTAAAGTCCATTGAACTCATCGAGTAAAGTAAGGATTACACTCACAGAATGTGGAAATTTTTAAGACCACAATGGCTGTTTGGATCGCGGCAGTATTTAGGTTATGGGCTAATTACGATGTTGCTCATGATGGTCATCGTATGCTTTTTGCTGATCGTCGCCGTGAGTGATGGCCAACGCGCCAATAACCGGACTATATTTGAAAGCTATCGATGGAACGCGCTTCAATTCCAGTTACAAAGTTTCCGATTCGAGCAATTTCTCCTCAACTTAAAAGACGACGACTTTCCCCTCCAAGGTGAAGCTTACGATCAATACGATATTGTCATGAGCCGCATCGACCTACTTCGCAATAACCAAGTAGGTACTATTTTTCGCAATTACACCGACGCTCGAACCATTCGACTGCTTAACATCATTAATGGCGAATTGGAACTCATCAGTTTAGGCATCGAACGCTTAGAAAACAGCGAAAAATCCTCAATACAAAGAATTCTTAATCGACTCAACCGTATGACGCCCCAGATCAACGAGTTTGTCGTACTGACCCATCAAGATGCCAATAAATACGCCAACAGCAAACGACAAGAATTAAAATCTTGGTTGAATTACATACAAATGCTCGGCGGGATTTTTCTTATTTGCTTGCTTCTCTTACTGTTCATCAGTTATCGCTCAATTCGCAATCTCAAACAAATGAACGACCGATGCCTTGCATTAGAATCTAAGTTACAAGACGCGCTGGAAGAAAAAACCGATACACTCACCATGATCTCGCAAGAGGTACGTGCACCGCTCAATGCGGTATTGGGTGTATCAGGAAGTTTGTCCAAAGGACCTACTCCAGAACGCAGCAAAGATCTCGGACGCAGGCTTGAAGAATACGGCACACAGCTTTTAGGTAGTATCGAGATGCTTCAAGACTTGGCTCTGATCGACGCCCAACAACTGGAACTTGCACCTAAATCCGGCGCAATCCGCCTGAACATGGAAAGCTGCCTTGTAAACAGCGGACCTCAACTTAACCGCAAAGGACTACGATCCGTCTTTTTAGTCGACTCTTCGATTCCTGAAAGCATTGTCGCGGATTTCTCTCGTCTACGAGAGATAGTACTGGCACTCATTCAAAACGCGACGACCTTTACGCCTTCAGGCACGGTGAGCGTCATACTTCGTATGTCTGCCAATGAACCAAACAGCACGCAACAATCTGAAAACGATGAACATATGACTCAGATGATGCAAATAGCAGTGCGTGATACAGGCACAGGCTTACCTGTCGCCATCCAAAAGGCGCTCAGGAACAACCCTATGCAGGCTTCGTATAGTGAAAAACACGCAGCCAAAGACATGAGATTGGGGCTAACATTATGTCACAAACTTATTTATCTAATGGGCGGCAATCTGCATTTTTCCAGCTCGTCACGAAACGGTACCGAATTCTGGGTGGATGTCCCCATTCATATCAAACACAATACGAAAAGAACGTCTAACCCTGTACTGCAAGACAAGCACGTATTACTGGTTGATTCAGACAAACATTTAGCGCGTACCATTTCCATTTTGCTAATGGCGTACGGAATGCATGTCACGCACTCCGAAACAGGTGGTTTACTGTCTGACGAAGACATTGATGTCGTCTTATTGGCACAAGATCAAGCCGTCGACAGCGATGGTTTGGATTATCTCGTCGATCTGTACAATAGCGACATTCCAATCCTTGGGGATAAGCGTTATGTCAGCGAGCGTTGTATCTCACTGCTTGCACCACGCCAAATCAAGTTCCCTTATATTCACAACCAAACCGAACAAGCATTAATCGATGTTTTATCAAACGTTCAGCTTTATGCAGGCAAAAAAACGCTGCCTAATAGTGAAGACAGCGAGTAAAGACAATGAGTGACCAAACGACGAATAAGCCAGACAGTTCACTCATTGATTCGACACATTTAACCGCGCTCTTACAGATTATCGGAGCCGATGCGTTAAATGCGATTAAGGAAACTTACATTCGTGATGTGCAAGACAAACTTCCAGAGTTATTAAAACACGCCACTACAGACAACTTCACACTCATCAATGAACTCAGCCACTCTCTAAAGTCGGCGAGCGCTAATATGGGGTTAACAATACTAAGCAAACGCTATGCTTATATTGAACATGCTTCAGAGAATAAGCAGCACGAACGCCTTCTAGAAGAAGTGCGCTCACTCCAAACACTGCAAGATAACTCACTCACTGCGCTTGAGGACTTATTTTCTGAGTTCAAATCGTAACCTGAGAACTCACCCCCCACCAAACTCAACGTGCTCTATGTGTCTAAGTATCTAAAGCGAATGAACATTACGTTCGTTAAGGTTTGCTATTGTTAGAGACGATAACGTACTCAAAATTGCCAATCGAAATCGGTCGCTTCAACAAAACGATTCACCCAGTTCTCTAGCCCTAATTGGTCTTCTTCAGTGAAACGACCTTTTTCGGGGCTATCTATATCAAAGACCCCAATAAGACGTCCATTGACCACAATTGGAATCACAATTTCAGAGGCACTTTCGCTATCACAGGCAATATGTCCAGGGAATGCATGTACATCCTCTATACGCTGGGTAACCAGAGAACGAGCCGCTGCGCCACATACACCACGAGTAAACGGAATACGGCTACACGCTACTTTACCGGCATAAGGGCCTAAAACCAGCTCTTCACCACGGGCAAAGTAGAAACCAGCCCAGTTCACGTTTGGTAAGGCTTGCATAACAAAGGCTGAAAATTGGGAGGCATTGCAGATCAAGTCTCTTTCTCCGCTTAATAAAGCGGACAACTGTTTGCTTAGTGTGTTGTAAGACTCGGCTTTGGTAAGATCATTACTTAGCTCTATCGTAAACATGGCCTACTTCCTTATTTTTATCGTTATATAAAAATCATATGCGCAGACAACAGATAAAGAAAGACAAGAACAGCACACTAAGAGCAAAAAGCAGAAAAAACTCAGAACGTTTTGGCACAAGATCTGACTAAGTTAAAGGTATAAAGCATAGACGGTAAGGGTTAAAGAGTAAGACGTTAGAGTAGATACAAAAGCTTAGAAGAAGTATACGAAATAGAAAATGAAGATGTTGCCCTCGCCAACGGTAGTCGAACGAGCGACGAGGGCAACAAATATCTAGAGTAAAGAATTATTCTTTATCAGATACTTTTTCTGACAATTGGCTAACAGGTACATGGCGTACATCCTGACCTTTAACCAAGTAGATCAAATGCTGGCAAATATGCTGTGCATGATCACCAATACGTTCTAGCGAGCGAAGCACCCAAATTACGTTGATTACGCGTGTAATCGAACGTGGGTCTTCCATCATATAAGTAACCAAAGAGCGCATTGCTGTTTTGAACTCCATGTCTACGTTGCGATCTTGCTTCGCGACACGTACAGCAGCGTCGACGTCTAGGCGCGCATAGGCGTCCAATGCATCGTGAACCATACGAGACACCATTTGACCAATGCGATTGATCTCAACGTAGCCACGAGGTGATTCACCCTCTTCAACCAATGTGATCGTCAGACGCGCGATTTTCTTCGCTTCATCGCCAATACGCTCAAGCTCACCGACCGCTTTGCCGATGGATAAAATCATACGTAAATCCGTCGCTGCTGGCTGACGTTTTGCAAGAATGCGTGTGCACTCTTCATCAATCAAGCCATCCAACTGATTTACCATCGCGTCTTTGTCTTTCACCTCTTCTGCAAGAGAGCCATCGCTTTCTAGCATAGATTGAATGGCGTCCGCGACTTGATTTTCAACCACACCACCCATGGTTAAAAAGTGTTGGCGCAGTGTCTCTAGTTCAGCGTTAAACTGCTGAGAAATATGATCAGATGTTAATTCTCTCATGTTGCCTCTCCTTCGACCTAGCCGTAACGACCAGTGATGTAGTCTTCAGTTTGCTGCTTGCTTGGGTTTGTGAATAGCGAGTTGGTATCGCCAAATTCAACCATATCACCCATATACATAAAAGCAGTATAGTCAGAAACACGAGCAGCCTGTTGCATATTGTGTGTCACAATGGCAATCGTGAACTCTTCTTTAAGCTCATGAATCAACTCTTCGATTTTCAACGTTGAAATCGGATCAAGTGCTGATGCAGGCTCATCCAACAACAGTACTTCTGGTTTTACCGCAACCGTACGCGCGATAACCAAACGTTGCTGCTGACCACCAGACATACCCAATGCACTTTCGTGCAAACGGTCTTTTACTTCGTCCCAAAGTGCAGCGGAACGAAGCGCCCATTCAACCGTTTCGTCAATCAGGCGTTTCTTGTTGATACCTTGAATTCGAAGACCGTATGCCACGTTTTCATAGATACTTTTTGGGAAAGGGTTTGGCTTTTGAAATACCATACCAACACGGCGACGTAGCTCTGCTACATCGGTGCCTTTCTCGTAGATATTTTGCTCATGAAGCCTGATTTTGCCGTCAATGCGGCAGCTATCAACCAAGTCGTTCATGCGGTTGAAGCAACGCAGTAGCGTCGACTTACCACAACCAGAAGGACCGATAAACGCCGTTACCTTCTTT encodes:
- a CDS encoding molybdopterin-dependent oxidoreductase encodes the protein MQKNTNHLKTRRLTWLLTLIFCLFSSNIFALEVPKNRVILTVTGNITNTNANNAAQFDRAMLSNLPKAIISTDTPWTKTVHEYQGFYLQDIMDMLDAKATTVRVTALNDYISEIPIEDFTEKGAIIASHMDGKRISVRKLGPLLVIYDFDSHRELRKETYFGRAVWQVKSIELIE
- a CDS encoding sensor histidine kinase; translated protein: MWKFLRPQWLFGSRQYLGYGLITMLLMMVIVCFLLIVAVSDGQRANNRTIFESYRWNALQFQLQSFRFEQFLLNLKDDDFPLQGEAYDQYDIVMSRIDLLRNNQVGTIFRNYTDARTIRLLNIINGELELISLGIERLENSEKSSIQRILNRLNRMTPQINEFVVLTHQDANKYANSKRQELKSWLNYIQMLGGIFLICLLLLLFISYRSIRNLKQMNDRCLALESKLQDALEEKTDTLTMISQEVRAPLNAVLGVSGSLSKGPTPERSKDLGRRLEEYGTQLLGSIEMLQDLALIDAQQLELAPKSGAIRLNMESCLVNSGPQLNRKGLRSVFLVDSSIPESIVADFSRLREIVLALIQNATTFTPSGTVSVILRMSANEPNSTQQSENDEHMTQMMQIAVRDTGTGLPVAIQKALRNNPMQASYSEKHAAKDMRLGLTLCHKLIYLMGGNLHFSSSSRNGTEFWVDVPIHIKHNTKRTSNPVLQDKHVLLVDSDKHLARTISILLMAYGMHVTHSETGGLLSDEDIDVVLLAQDQAVDSDGLDYLVDLYNSDIPILGDKRYVSERCISLLAPRQIKFPYIHNQTEQALIDVLSNVQLYAGKKTLPNSEDSE
- a CDS encoding Hpt domain-containing protein; this encodes MSDQTTNKPDSSLIDSTHLTALLQIIGADALNAIKETYIRDVQDKLPELLKHATTDNFTLINELSHSLKSASANMGLTILSKRYAYIEHASENKQHERLLEEVRSLQTLQDNSLTALEDLFSEFKS
- a CDS encoding GAF domain-containing protein: MFTIELSNDLTKAESYNTLSKQLSALLSGERDLICNASQFSAFVMQALPNVNWAGFYFARGEELVLGPYAGKVACSRIPFTRGVCGAAARSLVTQRIEDVHAFPGHIACDSESASEIVIPIVVNGRLIGVFDIDSPEKGRFTEEDQLGLENWVNRFVEATDFDWQF
- the phoU gene encoding phosphate signaling complex protein PhoU, producing the protein MRELTSDHISQQFNAELETLRQHFLTMGGVVENQVADAIQSMLESDGSLAEEVKDKDAMVNQLDGLIDEECTRILAKRQPAATDLRMILSIGKAVGELERIGDEAKKIARLTITLVEEGESPRGYVEINRIGQMVSRMVHDALDAYARLDVDAAVRVAKQDRNVDMEFKTAMRSLVTYMMEDPRSITRVINVIWVLRSLERIGDHAQHICQHLIYLVKGQDVRHVPVSQLSEKVSDKE
- the pstB gene encoding phosphate ABC transporter ATP-binding protein PstB; translated protein: MSETKTHSIDISAMQRNQQPLRIEDEKVCLSVEDLHLYYGEKEALKGIDMIIPEKKVTAFIGPSGCGKSTLLRCFNRMNDLVDSCRIDGKIRLHEQNIYEKGTDVAELRRRVGMVFQKPNPFPKSIYENVAYGLRIQGINKKRLIDETVEWALRSAALWDEVKDRLHESALGMSGGQQQRLVIARTVAVKPEVLLLDEPASALDPISTLKIEELIHELKEEFTIAIVTHNMQQAARVSDYTAFMYMGDMVEFGDTNSLFTNPSKQQTEDYITGRYG